A region of the candidate division WOR-3 bacterium genome:
ATGGCATAAGCCGGAATTCAGCCTTTTCTCCAAAAATTTCTTTGACGAGCTTTTCCAGTGTACCTCTCAATTCTGCAAAACTAACATTTTTATTTACATAAAGTCCCTCCATTTGATGGAAGCAAGGAGCATGGGTAGCATCGAAGGCATCAAAACGATAAACCCTACCCACATGGACAACCCTCAGAGGCGGCTTCCTTTTAAGCATAGTCCTTATCTGAACAGGAGAAGTTTGAGTTCTTAGAAGCATTTTATCGGTTATAAAGAAGGTAGCCTGCATTTCCCTCGAGGGGTGATAGGGAGGGATATTCAGACACTCAAAATTGTAATAATCCCATTCCACATCAGGGGCATCGTAGGCACTAACCTCCTCAAAGCCAAGACCTGCCATTATTTCCATTAGCTCTTCCATAACCTTCGTAAGGGGATGGAGATTGCCGACTTCTATTTGCCGAGGAGGGATTAGGAGGTCCCACTCCCTTCCTGAAGAAGAGGATAAATCGTCTTTCTTTTCTCTAATTAAGCTCTCGTATTTTTCTTTTAGTTCATTTACTAATTTTCCAACAACCTTGCGATCTTCGGGAGAAAGGCTCGAGAGCTTTTTAATAAAATCTTGTAAAAGCCCCTTCTTACCAAAATACTTAACTCTGAAGGATTCTAAATCCTGGAGGGACGAAACCTTCGCCCAATCTTTCTCTAACTCGTCCTTCAGTGCATATATTTCATCAAGAATTGACATGGGCCTTTGCTATTTTAGCCAGTTCACTGAAAGCCGTGGGGTTGTTTACCGCAAGTTCCGCAAGGATCTTTCTGTTTATTGCCACATTGGCCTTCTTCAGACCGGAAATGAGCTTGGAGTAGTTTAAACCTTCTTCACGGGCAGCGGCATTGATTCTAATTATCCAGAGCTTTCTCATGTCGCGCTTTTTAAGTCTCCGGTGGGCGTAGGAATATTGCAAAGACCTCAAAACTGCTTCGTTAGCTTTCTTAAAAGTCGAATGTTTTTGACCGTAATAACCTTTCGCTAATTCGCGAATTTTCTTATGCCTTCTTCTTCTAACAATTCCCGTTTTAACTCTCATAAGCTCCTCCTCAATGTAAGTTTGCAAATTATAATAGAAGAATGACGACCAGTCAAAAATAAAACAAAAAACAGGTAGTGAAATAATCTATTCGACATGCGAAATATTGACAAAACCTTTGCTAAAAAGTATAATAAAGTTGAGGAGGTGAATCATGAAGATTTCTAAAAGGTTGGTTGCGGGTGTAATAGTGATGGGGCTCTTCTTTCTGACATCCTGTAAAAAGCAGGATATTCAGAAAGACGAAACGGCGGCATTCCTCACATCGTTAAACAACACGGGAACTGAGCTTACTACGAGTCCTGCCTTTAACGTACTCAATGATTTTAACTCTAAAAATCCTCCAATTGGTTTTGGTGGAAAAAGGGTGATAAAATTCAACGGACATGAATACAATCTTCCACTGAAAATTGAAGCAAAAGGGGTAAAGGGCGGCATTGAGGACCTTTACGGAACCTGGGAATGGCAGGACACCACCGGCTGGGTCCACGTTGATCCCAACAACCCACAAAATGGAATTCAATTCCGGTGGACATTTTACGATACAACCTTTACAGCTCACCAGGCAGCCGTATTAATCGATTCAATTGAG
Encoded here:
- the rplT gene encoding 50S ribosomal protein L20 codes for the protein MRVKTGIVRRRRHKKIRELAKGYYGQKHSTFKKANEAVLRSLQYSYAHRRLKKRDMRKLWIIRINAAAREEGLNYSKLISGLKKANVAINRKILAELAVNNPTAFSELAKIAKAHVNS
- the pheS gene encoding phenylalanine--tRNA ligase subunit alpha, which encodes MSILDEIYALKDELEKDWAKVSSLQDLESFRVKYFGKKGLLQDFIKKLSSLSPEDRKVVGKLVNELKEKYESLIREKKDDLSSSSGREWDLLIPPRQIEVGNLHPLTKVMEELMEIMAGLGFEEVSAYDAPDVEWDYYNFECLNIPPYHPSREMQATFFITDKMLLRTQTSPVQIRTMLKRKPPLRVVHVGRVYRFDAFDATHAPCFHQMEGLYVNKNVSFAELRGTLEKLVKEIFGEKAEFRLMPSYFPFTEPSAEGHVKFGDRWLEIFGCGMVHPQVLKNVGLSPEEWSGFAFGLGIERIAMIKYGIDDIRLFSDNDIRFLRQI